The Pseudarthrobacter sulfonivorans genome includes a window with the following:
- a CDS encoding MFS transporter, whose translation MATPQAMAPVDAKPPVGRKDMYKAFAASLTGTALEFYDFAVYSAAAAIVFPLIFFPASDPVTGTLLAFSTYAVGYISRPVGGIIFGRLGDEIGRKKILVITLMLIGVATFLIGLLPTYDNIGVIAPAILVFLRFAQGVGVGGEWGGAVLLSSEFGDPNKRGFWASAAQIGPPAGNLMANGALAVLTLTLSEEDFLSFGWRIAFLISALLVAFGLWIRLKLEDTPIFKAMEARGDKPKAPIREVLATQRRPLIAAMLSRIGPDVLYAMCTVFTLTYGIQELGFDRGQVLVAVLIGSALQIFTMPLAGAISDRINRRLVYGVAAVGAAVWAYLFFIVLEGRSPVMLVVGIVLGLLCHSFMYGPQAAFVVEQFSPRLRSTGSSLAYTFAGIIGGAIAPFMFTLLLSTYDSWVPVAVYLSVACLLTLVGLALGRDSNVAEDKEYLQTGQAAAELVESK comes from the coding sequence ATGGCCACTCCCCAAGCAATGGCCCCCGTTGACGCAAAGCCCCCGGTGGGGCGCAAGGACATGTACAAGGCATTCGCGGCCAGCCTGACCGGAACCGCGCTGGAGTTCTACGACTTCGCCGTCTACTCCGCCGCGGCTGCGATCGTTTTCCCGCTTATCTTCTTCCCGGCCTCGGACCCGGTCACGGGCACCCTGCTGGCCTTCTCCACCTACGCCGTCGGTTACATTTCCCGTCCTGTTGGCGGCATCATCTTCGGACGGCTCGGGGACGAGATCGGCCGCAAGAAGATCCTGGTCATTACACTGATGCTGATCGGCGTGGCCACGTTCCTCATCGGCCTGCTGCCCACGTATGACAACATCGGCGTCATCGCCCCCGCCATCCTCGTGTTCCTCCGCTTCGCCCAGGGCGTTGGCGTCGGCGGCGAATGGGGCGGCGCGGTCCTGCTCTCCAGTGAATTCGGCGACCCGAACAAGCGCGGATTCTGGGCCTCTGCCGCACAGATCGGCCCGCCCGCCGGCAACCTCATGGCCAACGGTGCACTCGCCGTCCTCACCCTGACCCTGTCCGAAGAAGACTTCCTGAGCTTCGGCTGGCGCATCGCGTTCCTGATCTCGGCGCTGCTGGTGGCCTTCGGCCTCTGGATCCGGCTCAAGCTCGAGGACACCCCCATCTTCAAGGCCATGGAGGCCCGGGGCGACAAGCCCAAGGCCCCCATCCGCGAGGTGCTTGCCACCCAGCGCCGGCCCCTCATCGCCGCCATGCTCAGCCGCATCGGCCCGGACGTTCTGTACGCCATGTGCACCGTCTTCACGCTCACTTACGGCATCCAGGAGCTCGGCTTCGACCGCGGCCAGGTTCTCGTCGCCGTCCTGATCGGATCAGCACTCCAGATCTTCACCATGCCGCTCGCCGGAGCCATCTCCGACCGCATCAACCGCCGCCTGGTCTACGGAGTCGCCGCAGTTGGCGCGGCCGTCTGGGCCTACCTGTTCTTCATCGTTCTTGAGGGACGGTCCCCGGTCATGCTGGTCGTGGGCATCGTGCTGGGCCTGCTCTGCCACTCGTTTATGTACGGACCCCAGGCAGCGTTCGTCGTCGAGCAGTTCTCGCCGCGGCTCCGCTCCACCGGCAGCTCACTGGCCTACACGTTCGCCGGCATCATCGGCGGCGCCATCGCCCCGTTTATGTTCACCCTCCTGCTGAGCACGTATGACAGCTGGGTCCCGGTGGCCGTCTACCTCAGCGTCGCCTGCCTGCTGACCCTGGTGGGCCTCGCCCTGGGCCGCGACTCCAACGTTGCCGAGGATAAGGAATACCTGCAGACCGGGCAGGCAGCGGCTGAACTTGTGGAATCCAAGTGA